The window GAGTCGATTCTGGGCGTCTCATTCGGTAGTGGAGCCGGTGCTGGCGCTTTCTTGCTTACCGTTGATGGCGAGGTTCCGACTGAAACGGCCCTCGAAGGCGGCGATTCGCTCTCATATGCTGAATACCTTCGTCAGCGGGGCGTCGTCACCTCGGACCCTCCAGCTGGTGGTGGGGCATACGTTAGCGTCCCGTCGTGGCGACGGTCGATCCCACAGCGATACCGACTTGAGGCGGGCCGTTGTCCCGAGTGTGGAGCAGTGACCTTCCCACCAGAGGGTGCCTGTGCCAGCTGTGGCTCGCTTGATGAGTATGACTTCACCGAGCTTTCTGGCGATGGGGTTGTCGAGGCTGTAACGACAATCTCACAGGGTGGTGCGCCCCCGGAGTTCGCGACCCAGCAGTCACAATCGGGTGACTATGCGGCCGCAATCGTTGCGTTTGACGTTGCAAACGGTGAGGAGACCGTCAGCGTTCCGGTAATGGGAACTGACGCTGCGCCTTCAGCGTTTGTCGTCGGAGACCGTGTCGAGACGACGATCCGTCGGATCTACACGCAAGAGGGTGTGACACGATACGGGTTCAAGATTCGACCACCACACGACGACTAACGAAGCGCTACTCACAGCACTCTCCGCCGAGCGGTCGCCCCATCGTTGCGGCCGAATACGAACGTTTTTCACGATACTCTCGGTCCAGTCATCTATGCGAATTGCAGTGCTTGGAGCAGGGAGTATGGGACACGGAATTGCACAAGTATCGGCGATGGCTGGTCACGAAGTCGTGCTTCGTGATATCGAACCAGACCGTGTTGAAGCAGGTATCGAGGGAATTCGGGAGAACTTACAGGGCGGTGTCGACCGTGGCAAAGTGTCGGAGGACACGATGGCAGACACGCTTGGTCGGATCGAAAGCGAGACCGATCTCGAATCGGCAGTGCACGACGCCGACCTGGTCATCGAAGCCGTGCCGGAGGATATAGATCTTAAGAAGCAGGTCTTCAGCGACGTGGAAGATGCAACTGCTACGGGGACGATCATCGCCTCGAACACGTCTTCACTGTCAGTGACGGAGATTGGAAGCGCACTTGACCAGCCGGAATACGCTGTTGGCCTCCATTTCTTCAACCCGCCACACTTGATGGATCTGGTTGAAATTGTGATCGCAGAGCAGACGAGTGAACAGACTGAGAAGGCTGCTATCGACTACGTCCAAAGCCTCGAAAAGGAAGATGTCGTCGTCCGAGATACTGCCGGGTTCGCCTCATCGAGACTTGGTGTTGTCACTGGACTCGAGGCGATTCGGATGGTCGAGGAAGGCGTTGCCAACCCAGCAGATATTGACGAAGCGATGCGGATTGGATACGGCTATCCGATGGGACCGCTCGAATTGACAGATCTCGTCGGACTTGATGTCCGTCTCCACATCGCCGAATATCTCCGTTCAGAACTGGGTGAACGGTTTCGGCCACCACAGACCCTTCGCCGGAAGGTCAGGGCGGGTAACCTCGGAAAGAAAACGGGTGAGGGCTTCTACGTCTGGGAGGACGGTGACCGTGTTGGTATGAGCGGTGACTGGTCAAACGATACGTAAGGAGTACATCGCAGCAAGCAGTGACCGGCTGTTGACCCCCATGTGTTTCCCCATTGTCACTGGCTCGGTCCGACTCGAAACTCCTTTTACACCCGTCTGACGAGTGTACACATGGCATTCAGTCTGTCGGATGAGCACGAAGCTATCCGTGATGCTGTCCGTGAGTTCGGTGAAAACGAGATTACGCCGGTTGCGGAGGAACATGACCGGGAGGGCAAATACCCTGAAGACCTCCGACGAAAAGCCGCCGAGTACGACTTCGTCGCGCCAAGTATTCCGATCGAGTACGGTGGTGCCGGCATGGACAAGCTTTCGAAGACGATCGTCACCGAAGAACTGTGGCGAGCTGATCCCGGAATCGGATCGGCGGTCGGCAGCGCAGGCTTCGGAACGAACATGATCGTCGAGTTCGGCGACGAGTGGATGAAAGAGGAGTGGCTCCCGAAAGTCGCAAGCGGCGACGTTGCGTCCTGTTCGATGATTTCCGAACCCGCTCACGGCTCGAACGTCGCGGGAATTGAGACAGTCGCCGAAAAAGACGGTGACGAATACATCCTGAACGGGAACAAGATGTGGATCACGAACGGAACGGTCGCCGATGTCGGCGTTGTCATGGCGAAAACGACCCCAGGAGAGCGCCACCGCGGCATCACCGCCTTCCTCCTGCCAATGGATACTGACGGTGTTCTGACCGAGAAAATCGACAACAAGCTCGGTATCCGCGCTTCGGACCTCGCCGAAGTGGTTATCGATGACGCGCGCGTCCCCGAGGAAAACGTCATCGGTGAGGTAGACAACGGCTTCTACCAGCTGATGGAGTTCTTCGCTTCCGGCCGAACCAATGTCGCCGCACAGGCCATCGGTGCTGCACAGGGTGCACTCGATGCCGCAATCGACTACGCTGGCGAGCGCGAGCAATTCGGACAAAAAATCGGGGAGTTCCAGGCGATTGAACACAAGCTTGCCGAGATGGCAACTCGAGTGGAGGCTGCGCGATCGCTGACCTACCGCGCTGCAACTGAAGTCGAGCAGAACAATCAGGACGTCGCCGCGCAGTTCTCGAGTATGGCGAAGCTGTTCGCCAGCGAGATTGCGGTGGAGGTCGCGGACGAAGGCGTTCAGGTTCACGGTGGGTCGGGTTACGTCACGGACTACCCTGCAGAGCGCTACTATCGTGATGCCCGCATCACGAAAATCTACGAAGGGACAAGCGAAATTCAGAAGAATATCATCGCTGATCGATTGCTGTGAAGAGGGGGTTTCGACGAATCTCTAGGGATTGATTCACGTCACAGTCATTTTCACTTCGTAGGTTTCGCCCCTTGGTGTCGAACGCGCCTGAGATTGCCCCATCCAGATCAGTGAGTAATCGTGGGGACAGGTGCCAGATGCCTCGTTCATGTCTTCGAGTGATCTGCCCGAAGTTGCTGTATCGGTCTCTGGTCCTGTCCCTCGTTTCTCCCCTCACGTATCGAATCTGTAAGAGGATGTTCACGGACAATAGTAATCTTTATTTATTGGTTACACCCAGCATGGGATATGGCATCAAGGCAAATTGATAGACGTAGCTTTCTGCAAGTAGCTGGTGGCGCTGGTATTGCTGGATTAGCGGGATGTCTCAGTGGTGATGTCGAGGCAGTCTCGATCGGTATCCCCGGTGACTCCTCTACCACCGGACAGTCTACGCAGGCTCTCCAATCGGTCGTTCAAAGCGAGTCGGAATCGATTCGTTTCGATGCTGAGGACTCGGGCGGAGACCCAGCAAGCATCAGACTCTACAATAACGGTGAAATTGACGGCTACTCGGCGAGCAACTTTATTTCGACGAACGCGCTCAACGACGTGGAACCGTTCCACGAGGATCCCGTCGATGGAATTGCGTATCAGGGCTTCCAAATTGGTGTGCTTGAACTTCACTGGCTTGCACTCGATGGATCGGGTATCGAGACGACTGACGACCTCCTCGACGACGATATAACCGTCTGGATGCTTCCGCCTGGCTGGGGTCTCCGTCAACTCAGTAATACGGTTCATGAATCGATCGGGATCCGAGATGAACTCGAGACGAACGAGATTGATGCCGACACGGGTGACATCGCTGGTCGAGTGGACGAAGGCGATGTTGACGCGTTGATCTCCTATGGTGCAAACGGTGTTAACCTCCCTGGCTGGGCGACGGAAGTCGACGCTCGAGAGGATCTCTATGCCGTTGAAGCGACTGAGGAATTCCGTGAGGGCGCTGCAGACGCTGAAGGTGTCGATACCGGGACGGTTGAGGCCTACGGCTACGATCAAGATCTCGACGCCGACGAAGTATTCACGTGGCGCGAAACGTTCCAGTTCTTCTTCTCAGAAGACATGTCTGCTGATGTCGCTTACGAGGTCGCTGAAATCAGCCATGAGCATTGGGAAGATGCACGCGACGCCCAGGAAGCCTATCCTGACCACTCTGAGCTAGATACCATGACCAGCGCCTACATGGAGGATCAACCGATCCACCCGGGTGTTGCCGACTTCCTCGAGGATCAGGGAGCATGGGATGATTCCTGGACGCGCGGCGAGTAACTAGTCCCGACAGCACTTGTTATCCAATATTGACTCAACTATGAAATTAAAACCATCTCAGTTAGCGCTGACACTCACTGCGATTGCCTTGTGGGCCTGGGTAATTGCGTATGCTCTCTGGTCCTGGCTTCCCCGTGCGCAGTACACTATCACCTTTATTGGACTCGCTATATTCATCTATCTGTTAGACGAATACATTGGGCTCGGTGACAGTGACGGTGGTGGTGATACCGATGCCAGCGGCAACCGTCGGACACTCCATGGTCTCTTCTTGGCAGCGATTGGGGCTGTTACAGCCATTGCCACCGTGTACCTTTACGCGAATTACAATACTCTCGTCACCACAAGGGTCGGCTATGCGCTTGACCACGAACTGCTGCTGGCAGCAGTCTTTGCTGCTGCAGTCATCTACCTGACCTATAGAGCGTTCGGTCTCGCATTTGTTGGAGTGATTCTGTTTGCGATTGGGTACGGGTACTTCGGGCCATACTTCCCAGGAGTACTTACCCACTCCGGGTTTTCAGAGACCCGGATTCTCAATATCATGGTGCTCGAGATTGACGGATTCTACGGTGAACTCTCCGAGATCGTCGCTGCGTGGGTCGCGCCGTTCCTGCTGTACGCAGGACTGTTAAAGGCCTACGGGGCGTTTGACCTGATCATCCGTGTTGCGTTCAGAAGTGCGACCGTCCTCCGATCTGGCGTCGCTCAGTCCGCTGTCATCGCGAGCCTCGTGATTGGTTCGATCAACGGGTCACAGACGGCTAATGCGGCGATGACTGGATCGTTCACAATTCCACTGATGAAAAACAGTGGAATGAAATCCGAAACAGCCGGCGGCATTGAATCCGTTGCGTCAACAGGTGGCCAGATCATGCCCCCTGTCATGGGTGCAGCAGCGTTCGTGATGGCGTCGTTGCTCGGTATTACGTACATCGAGGTCGTTATTGCAGGCCTCATTCCGGCAGCGATTTTCTTCTTCTCAGTCGCCGCTGGTGTCCACTACACCTGGATCTCTCAGAGTGGAAATGCAGAACTCAACGTCTCTGACCACATTGATGAGGTAAAATCGAAGCAACAACTCGCAGTTGAAGGTGTCATGTATGCTGTTCCACTGATTATCCTGATCTATCTCCTTGGCGTCCTGCAGTGGACCGTGATGACATCGGCACTCTACACTGTTATCTCGATGATCGTACTTGGTGTTACCGTTCCTGTCATCCGAGCGACCCAACTTCAGGACGAATCGCCAGTCGCGATGCTCCGGACGAAACTCTTCGAGACGGTTGACGGGTTCCGCGAGGGGGCAATCATCCTTGCACCAATCGTGATCATCATTGCCGCAGTCAACGGTATTGTTGACGTACTTGTCTCGACCGGTATTCCGGGGATTCTTTCGCTTATCCTCATCGACCTTTCGGGCGGCAGCATGTTCCTGGCAGTGCTCATCGCGATGGTCGTCTGTATCCTCCTCGGTCTGGGAATGCCGACAGTTGCTGCGTACTCGCTGGTTGCATTGCTCATCGCACCGGCGCTGGTCAGTGACTTCGCCGTACCGGATCTCGCAGCCCACTACTTCGTGCTGTATGCAGCGATCCTTTCGGGTATTACCCCACCGATCGCAATTGCAGTCGTGGTGGCTGCTGGCGTCGCTAAAGCTAACTTCTGGCGTACGTCACTCGAGGCGCTGAAACTGGCAGCACCGCTGTACGTTCTCCCGTTTGCCTTCATCTACAATCCTGAAATTGTCGTTGGCGGAATATCCGAGATGACGCTCGTCTCTGGTGGACTGGCACTGCTCGGCGCAATCAGTATCATCCACGGCTTGAACTACTACAGACCGATCTTCGGTATGAGTGGTATGGTGAATATCGGTATCCGAGGTGTGTATGTCCTCCTCGGAGTCGTCATAATGGTCGTCCCATCGCTCTGGGTTCGACTTGGTGCACTCGGCGTGGCTGCCTTCCTCTACACGGTCCAGTGGCGCGGTTCATTTGAGGCAGGCAGTCCAGCCGTCGCCCAGGGCGACTAACTGTCCCACCACTATTTCGACTTCGTCCTCCGATCACGTTCTGAACGTTATCCTTCTGCATTCATCAAATACACCGAACGAGAATCATCACGAGCGATAGGAAGAGAACGGTTGTTCTCGACGCTCCTTTCGTATGTGTGGCTGTTGACTTGTATAGATAATGATGTTATAGTTGTGGGAAAGACGCTCAACTCTATCGCTCCCGCTGGCTCAATTCTCACCCACGAATTCTGGAAGTAGTCAACACGTTCGTGAGTGAGCGAGACCACTTTTCACTGGTAGTTCCGGTCGTCAACATCGGGTTAATCATTCAATCGCAGTCGCGATAGGAATGTCAAATAGCCACATCAATCGACGAAAAACGTCAGCTCGGAGTGATTGTGTTTCTCGGTCAATCTGTGAATGCATACAGCAACTCGATCGCTACCTTGTCGTCGACTGATGCGGTCTCAAGCATCGATCGTAAGCCATTCTTGATTGTGGAAATAATACTATACCGACTGTCCCTAATACTACTATCTTATTTTATTCATCTAGTTTTGAGCGGCTGTCCTACTTCCTGACTTCGCCGCTGTGGGTATCAACGAACACTGCCGCGTTGCCTCAATCAGATGACGAGAGAAACTTTTGACTCCTCTAGGCCCTGGGGGACGTAGAATCCGGCCATCGAATTTCCGACGAGCTCACAGAAATGCAAGGAGAAAGCCCACGACTTCAGTCGTGGGTAACTGACGACAGAGTCCCTCAAGACCGAAGTAACAGGACTTTCACCTGCCCTACAGCGTCAAAATCACGGAGTCGATACACCAGTTTGCGAACTCGGGCCGCCTCACCACGACAAAAAATTGTTTCCAGACACCAGTCACCTTCATGGGTGTGACTTGTTGTCTTTATAATGTCTTGGAAGTCATGTTGAACGTCGTGGAGCTCACGAATTACGCGTTCGTGTTGGTAATCGAATGCAAGTGCAGCAGTCACCTCGCCCGAGACAGTTTCGAGTTCGGTATGGGCCTCGATATACTCCTGCATTGCTTCGCGAACTGCTCGTGAACGAGAGTCAAATCCTTCTGCCTGCCACGTCTGATCGAATTCCGTGAGTAAGTCATCCGGAATGTTGAAACTGGTACGCATCTGTCTACACTGGAACTAGTGGAGAGACCGGATGGGTGCTGTGGTTTTCCCGCTGACTGGGTATTACGATACCCACCAATCTGTGCTAACAGCATTTTTCTGCCGTCTCTACCGAGATTCCGTATGGATGTTGGTCTCGTTGTAGGCGTTATTGCAATAGGGTTTATCCATGGCGTGCTCCCCGATCACGGATGGCCGATTGCTGCGACCTACGGGTTGAATCGCTCGCGGACGTGGGTTTATGGGACAATAGCTGGACTCATTCTCGGGGTTGGACATCTGATTAGTAGCGTCGTACTGGTACTGGCGTACTTTTGGTTCAGTCGCTTTGCTGCATTCGCTGAGGGCCCATGGATGCGATATATTGCAGGTACTATGCTTATTCTACTGGGAATTCACGAATATCGGAATGGCGGACATGGGACGGCACATGGCCACACTCACAATGAGTCTCATCAACACCATAGCCACGCCCATACTCACACGCATGAACACGATGATAGTCATGCAGGAGAACCCTCCCAGCGTGGGATACTAACACGGATTCGGGAGCGACTGTTCAGCGGGGGGCATCGTCATTTGAGTGAAGAAGACGCTGAACGAGGACTGATGGCCCTTGGGACGACCGCGCTCCTCCTGGGATTTGCCCACGAAGAGCCGATTCAAATTCTGGCGATCTGTGCGGGCACAGCCTACTGTTTGGAGCTGATGCTTGTGTACTCGTTAGTCGTTATCATTGCAATCCTCATTCCAACGCTCCTCTTAATCGCGGGCTA of the Natrialba magadii ATCC 43099 genome contains:
- a CDS encoding 3-hydroxyacyl-CoA dehydrogenase family protein; the encoded protein is MRIAVLGAGSMGHGIAQVSAMAGHEVVLRDIEPDRVEAGIEGIRENLQGGVDRGKVSEDTMADTLGRIESETDLESAVHDADLVIEAVPEDIDLKKQVFSDVEDATATGTIIASNTSSLSVTEIGSALDQPEYAVGLHFFNPPHLMDLVEIVIAEQTSEQTEKAAIDYVQSLEKEDVVVRDTAGFASSRLGVVTGLEAIRMVEEGVANPADIDEAMRIGYGYPMGPLELTDLVGLDVRLHIAEYLRSELGERFRPPQTLRRKVRAGNLGKKTGEGFYVWEDGDRVGMSGDWSNDT
- a CDS encoding acyl-CoA dehydrogenase family protein: MAFSLSDEHEAIRDAVREFGENEITPVAEEHDREGKYPEDLRRKAAEYDFVAPSIPIEYGGAGMDKLSKTIVTEELWRADPGIGSAVGSAGFGTNMIVEFGDEWMKEEWLPKVASGDVASCSMISEPAHGSNVAGIETVAEKDGDEYILNGNKMWITNGTVADVGVVMAKTTPGERHRGITAFLLPMDTDGVLTEKIDNKLGIRASDLAEVVIDDARVPEENVIGEVDNGFYQLMEFFASGRTNVAAQAIGAAQGALDAAIDYAGEREQFGQKIGEFQAIEHKLAEMATRVEAARSLTYRAATEVEQNNQDVAAQFSSMAKLFASEIAVEVADEGVQVHGGSGYVTDYPAERYYRDARITKIYEGTSEIQKNIIADRLL
- a CDS encoding TAXI family TRAP transporter solute-binding subunit, translated to MASRQIDRRSFLQVAGGAGIAGLAGCLSGDVEAVSIGIPGDSSTTGQSTQALQSVVQSESESIRFDAEDSGGDPASIRLYNNGEIDGYSASNFISTNALNDVEPFHEDPVDGIAYQGFQIGVLELHWLALDGSGIETTDDLLDDDITVWMLPPGWGLRQLSNTVHESIGIRDELETNEIDADTGDIAGRVDEGDVDALISYGANGVNLPGWATEVDAREDLYAVEATEEFREGAADAEGVDTGTVEAYGYDQDLDADEVFTWRETFQFFFSEDMSADVAYEVAEISHEHWEDARDAQEAYPDHSELDTMTSAYMEDQPIHPGVADFLEDQGAWDDSWTRGE
- a CDS encoding TRAP transporter permease; the encoded protein is MKLKPSQLALTLTAIALWAWVIAYALWSWLPRAQYTITFIGLAIFIYLLDEYIGLGDSDGGGDTDASGNRRTLHGLFLAAIGAVTAIATVYLYANYNTLVTTRVGYALDHELLLAAVFAAAVIYLTYRAFGLAFVGVILFAIGYGYFGPYFPGVLTHSGFSETRILNIMVLEIDGFYGELSEIVAAWVAPFLLYAGLLKAYGAFDLIIRVAFRSATVLRSGVAQSAVIASLVIGSINGSQTANAAMTGSFTIPLMKNSGMKSETAGGIESVASTGGQIMPPVMGAAAFVMASLLGITYIEVVIAGLIPAAIFFFSVAAGVHYTWISQSGNAELNVSDHIDEVKSKQQLAVEGVMYAVPLIILIYLLGVLQWTVMTSALYTVISMIVLGVTVPVIRATQLQDESPVAMLRTKLFETVDGFREGAIILAPIVIIIAAVNGIVDVLVSTGIPGILSLILIDLSGGSMFLAVLIAMVVCILLGLGMPTVAAYSLVALLIAPALVSDFAVPDLAAHYFVLYAAILSGITPPIAIAVVVAAGVAKANFWRTSLEALKLAAPLYVLPFAFIYNPEIVVGGISEMTLVSGGLALLGAISIIHGLNYYRPIFGMSGMVNIGIRGVYVLLGVVIMVVPSLWVRLGALGVAAFLYTVQWRGSFEAGSPAVAQGD
- a CDS encoding CopG family ribbon-helix-helix protein; protein product: MRTSFNIPDDLLTEFDQTWQAEGFDSRSRAVREAMQEYIEAHTELETVSGEVTAALAFDYQHERVIRELHDVQHDFQDIIKTTSHTHEGDWCLETIFCRGEAARVRKLVYRLRDFDAVGQVKVLLLRS